A part of Cervus elaphus chromosome 11, mCerEla1.1, whole genome shotgun sequence genomic DNA contains:
- the NOXA1 gene encoding NADPH oxidase activator 1 isoform X1: MPSLGDLLRDWHQGAQAVARGDWDCALRLFSSFSEPPARVSFNVGCVHLLAGDPEAALRAFDQAVTKDTCLAVGFLQRGVANFQLERFQEALSDFQRTLAQLRDNTTIDYTQLGLRFKLQAWEVLFNVAAVQSQLGLWAKAACSLGDAISKGPEGARSDLDIALGQVQKQVPLQPRQVPRGEVFRPHRRHLEHLEPVDFLGKAKVLASALAADSQRAAPPQPQALDACAEARPGAAAWACDTAPGRAGTPCSPRTPADTEMEVSSGQAGQHDHSTPVTHESAHGELAGQQVPPGLLAAGGPSPGPSEEPAGAGGMTSGDSESLVTVTVQCALTLTLTAPRGADLSSLRALMSQALPRHAQHAQLRWARTTWQGGEGALGWAPLSRALQEGRVRQRLSRSEVSTLRSCSPTQPPLRRLFAATETPARTGAGCPCLGTRRCGGPGGTRLAPGVCSCSAGEWAAGRPSTRWWPSTSTPPRGPRIWPCSQETPWTSCAKVEPALPGPGVPDGGSAHRRSDMLMPTVDQAWLEGHCDGRVGIFPKSFAGPAARHA; the protein is encoded by the exons ATGCCCTCGCTCGGGGACCTGCTGCGCGACTGGCACCAGGGCGCGCAGGCCGTGGCGCGCGGGGACTGGGACTGCGCCCTGCGCCTCTTCTCGAGCTTCTCGGAGCCGCCCGCCAGGGTGAGCTTCAACGTGGGCTGCGTGCACCTGCTGGCCGGGGACCCGGAGGCCGCGCTGCGG GCATTTGACCAGGCAGTGACCAAGGACACCTGCTTGGCTGTCGGCTTCCTCCAGCGCGGAGTGGCCAACTTCCAGCTGGAGAG GTTCCAGGAGGCCCTGTCGGACTTCCAGCGCACCCTGGCCCAGCTGAGGGACAACACCACCATCGACTACACCCAGCTGGGCCTGCGGTTCAAGCTGCAAGCCTGGGAG GTGCTGTTCAATGTGGCTGCAGTGCAGAGCCAGCTGGGGCTCTGGGCCAAGGCCGCCTGCAGCCTGGGGGACGCCATCTCCAAGGGGCCGGAAGGGGCCCGCAGCGACCTGGACATCGCCCTGGGCCAAGTGCAG AAACAGGTCCCCCTGCAGCCTCGGCAGGTCCCCAGGGGTGAGGTCTTCCGGCCCCATAGGCGGCACCTGGAGCACCTGGAGCCTGTGGATTTCCTGGGCAAGGCCAAG GTGCTGGCCTCTGCCCTCGCCGCCGACTCACAGAGGGCCGCCCCGCCGCAGCCGCAG GCTCTGGACGCGTGTGCTGAAGCCAGGCCCGGGGCCGCTGCATG ggcctGTGACACTGCCCCTGGCAGAGCTGGCACCCCCTGCAGCCCCAGGACACCTGCTGACACGGAGATGGAGGTCAGCTCCGGCCAGGCTGGGCAGCACGACCACAGCACGCCGGTCACCCACGAG AGTGCCCACGGGGAGCTTGCTGGCCAGCAGGTTCCTCCAG GGCTGCTGGCAGCCGGGGGGCCCAGCCCTGGCCCCTCCGAGGAACCCGCTGGCGCTGGG GGCATGACTTCAGGGGACTCTGAGTCCTTGGTGACCGTCACCGTGCAGTGTGCCCTCACCCTGACCCTGACGGCCCCGAGAGGAGCTGACCTGTCCAGCCTGCGGGCCCTGATGAGCCAGGCCCTGCCCCGCCATGCCCAGCATGCCCAGCTCAGGTGGGCCAGGACGACGTggcagggcggggagggggctcTGGGCTGGGCACCTCTCAGCCGTGCCCTGCAGGAGGGCCGGGTCCGTCAGAGGCTTTCGAGGTCAGAGGTGAGCACCCTCCGAAGCTGCTCACCCACGCAGCCCCCTCTGAGGCGTCTCTTTGCAGCTACCGAGACCCCAGCAAGGACGGGCGCTGGATGCCCCTGTCTGGGGACGAGGCGCTGCGGAGGGCCTGGCGGGACGCGGCTGGCCCCGGGGGTCTGCAGCTGCAGTGCCGG GGAGTGGGCGGCCGGCCGGCCCTCTACCAGGTGGTGGCCCAGCACGTCTACTCCACCCAGAGGCCCGAGGATCTGGCCTTGCAGCCAGGAGACACCGTGGACGTCCTGTGCGAAGGTAGAGCCCGCACTGCCCGGGCCAGGGGTGCCCGATGGGGGGTCTGCGCACAGACGCAGTGACATGCTGATGCCCACAGTGGACCAGGCATGGCTGGAGGGCCACTGTGATGGGCGCGTCGGCATCTTCCCCAAGAGCTTTGCCGGCCCGGCTGCGCGGCACGCCTGA
- the NOXA1 gene encoding NADPH oxidase activator 1 isoform X8, whose translation MPSLGDLLRDWHQGAQAVARGDWDCALRLFSSFSEPPARVSFNVGCVHLLAGDPEAALRAFDQAVTKDTCLAVGFLQRGVANFQLERFQEALSDFQRTLAQLRDNTTIDYTQLGLRFKLQAWEVLFNVAAVQSQLGLWAKAACSLGDAISKGPEGARSDLDIALGQVQKQVPLQPRQVPRGEVFRPHRRHLEHLEPVDFLGKAKVLASALAADSQRAAPPQPQALDACAEARPGAAAWACDTAPGRAGTPCSPRTPADTEMEVSSGQAGQHDHSTPVTHESAHGELAGQQVPPGLLAAGGPSPGPSEEPAGAGGMTSGDSESLVTVTVQCALTLTLTAPRGADLSSLRALMSQALPRHAQHAQLSYRDPSKDGRWMPLSGDEALRRAWRDAAGPGGLQLQCRGVGGRPALYQVVAQHVYSTQRPEDLALQPGDTVDVLCEVDQAWLEGHCDGRVGIFPKSFAGPAARHA comes from the exons ATGCCCTCGCTCGGGGACCTGCTGCGCGACTGGCACCAGGGCGCGCAGGCCGTGGCGCGCGGGGACTGGGACTGCGCCCTGCGCCTCTTCTCGAGCTTCTCGGAGCCGCCCGCCAGGGTGAGCTTCAACGTGGGCTGCGTGCACCTGCTGGCCGGGGACCCGGAGGCCGCGCTGCGG GCATTTGACCAGGCAGTGACCAAGGACACCTGCTTGGCTGTCGGCTTCCTCCAGCGCGGAGTGGCCAACTTCCAGCTGGAGAG GTTCCAGGAGGCCCTGTCGGACTTCCAGCGCACCCTGGCCCAGCTGAGGGACAACACCACCATCGACTACACCCAGCTGGGCCTGCGGTTCAAGCTGCAAGCCTGGGAG GTGCTGTTCAATGTGGCTGCAGTGCAGAGCCAGCTGGGGCTCTGGGCCAAGGCCGCCTGCAGCCTGGGGGACGCCATCTCCAAGGGGCCGGAAGGGGCCCGCAGCGACCTGGACATCGCCCTGGGCCAAGTGCAG AAACAGGTCCCCCTGCAGCCTCGGCAGGTCCCCAGGGGTGAGGTCTTCCGGCCCCATAGGCGGCACCTGGAGCACCTGGAGCCTGTGGATTTCCTGGGCAAGGCCAAG GTGCTGGCCTCTGCCCTCGCCGCCGACTCACAGAGGGCCGCCCCGCCGCAGCCGCAG GCTCTGGACGCGTGTGCTGAAGCCAGGCCCGGGGCCGCTGCATG ggcctGTGACACTGCCCCTGGCAGAGCTGGCACCCCCTGCAGCCCCAGGACACCTGCTGACACGGAGATGGAGGTCAGCTCCGGCCAGGCTGGGCAGCACGACCACAGCACGCCGGTCACCCACGAG AGTGCCCACGGGGAGCTTGCTGGCCAGCAGGTTCCTCCAG GGCTGCTGGCAGCCGGGGGGCCCAGCCCTGGCCCCTCCGAGGAACCCGCTGGCGCTGGG GGCATGACTTCAGGGGACTCTGAGTCCTTGGTGACCGTCACCGTGCAGTGTGCCCTCACCCTGACCCTGACGGCCCCGAGAGGAGCTGACCTGTCCAGCCTGCGGGCCCTGATGAGCCAGGCCCTGCCCCGCCATGCCCAGCATGCCCAGCTCAG CTACCGAGACCCCAGCAAGGACGGGCGCTGGATGCCCCTGTCTGGGGACGAGGCGCTGCGGAGGGCCTGGCGGGACGCGGCTGGCCCCGGGGGTCTGCAGCTGCAGTGCCGG GGAGTGGGCGGCCGGCCGGCCCTCTACCAGGTGGTGGCCCAGCACGTCTACTCCACCCAGAGGCCCGAGGATCTGGCCTTGCAGCCAGGAGACACCGTGGACGTCCTGTGCGAAG TGGACCAGGCATGGCTGGAGGGCCACTGTGATGGGCGCGTCGGCATCTTCCCCAAGAGCTTTGCCGGCCCGGCTGCGCGGCACGCCTGA